From a single Vitis vinifera cultivar Pinot Noir 40024 chromosome 18, ASM3070453v1 genomic region:
- the LOC100267796 gene encoding aminotransferase ALD1, chloroplastic isoform X1: protein MGWALMGSNMLAWFRPCPKHWATDGSKRMGHSWSLGEHGRVICGAFVLKETGEKNIQGFGHVDPRFWITLICLPALFCHGTKVPRNINMERLRNGYLFSEICRRELEHTQKYPHAKLIKLGIGDTTEPIPDIITSAMAEHAHALSTIRGYRGYGAEQGNMELRNAIAQTFYRDMGIKANEVFVSDGAQCDISRIQMLLGSNVTVAVQDPSFPAYMDSSVIIGQSGNFKEETGKYENILYMNCGPESNFFPDLSNTPRTDIIFLCSPNNPTGHAASRQQLEQLVEFAKANGSIIIHDSAYAAYITDESPRSIFEIPGGREVAIEISSFSKFAGFTGVRLGWTVVPEELLYSNGFPVIKDYNRIVCTCFNGASSIAQAGGLACLSSDGYLAMNAVLDYYKENAKIIMDTFTSLGLKVHGGKNAPYMWVHFPGLRSWDVFNEILEKTHIITVPGTGFGPGGEGYIRVSAFGQRESVIEASRRLKNLLK from the exons ATGGGCTGGGCCTTGATGGGCTCTAATATGCTGGCCTGGTTCAGGCCCTGCCCAAAACATTGGGCTACAGATGGGTCAAAGAGGATGGGCCATAGTTGGAGCTTAGGCGAGCATGGCCGAGTAATATGTGGAGCCTTCGTTTTGAAGGAGACGGGAGAGAAGAACATCCAGGGTTTTGGACATGTGGACCCAAGATTTTGGATTACTCTTATCTGCCTTCCTGCTCTGTTCT GTCATGGCACAAAAGTCCCACGCAATATCAATATGGAGCGTCTGCGAAATGGATATTTGTTTTCTGAG ATATGCAGACGTGAGCTTGAACACACTCAGAAGTACCCACATGCAAAGTTGATAAAACTTGGAATTGGTGATACGACAGAGCCTATACCGGACATTATTACATCAGCTATGGCTGAG CATGCACATGCTTTATCAACTATTAGAGGTTATAGAGGGTATGGAGCTGAGCAAGGCAACATG GAATTAAGGAATGCAATTGCACAAACATTCTACAGAGATATGGGTATCAAAGCAAATGAGGTTTTTGTATCAGATGGGGCGCAATGTGATATTTCTCGTATCCAG ATGCTTCTGGGATCCAATGTAACAGTGGCTGTGCAGGATCCATCTTTTCCG GCATATATGGATTCCAGTGTTATAATTGGTCAATCTGGAAACTTCAAAGAGGAGACCGGGAAGTATGAGAACATTTTGTACATGAACTGTGGACCTGAGAGTAATTTTTTTCCAGACCTGTCAAATACTCCAAGGACAGATATAATTTTCTTATGCTCTCCAAACAATCCAACTGGTCATGCTGCATCCCGGCAGCAATTGGAGCAACTGGTGGAGTTTGCAAAAGCAAATGGATCAATTATTATACACGATTCTGCATATGCTGCTTATATAACAGATGAGAGCCCAAGATCAATCTTTGAAATTCCTGGTGGCAGAGAG GTTGCAATTGAAATATCATCGTTCTCCAAATTTGCTGGGTTCACGGGTGTTCGCCTTGGTTGGACAGTGGTTCCTGAAGAGCTGTTATATTCAAATGGGTTTCCAGTCATAAAGGACTATAATCGCATTGTGTGCACCTGTTTCAATGGTGCATCCAGCATAGCTCAGGCTGGTGGTCTAGCATGCCTTTCCTCAGATGGTTACCTG GCCATGAACGCAGTCCTTGATTACTACAAGGAGAATGCCAAAATAATCATGGACACATTTACATCACTTGGATTGAAGGTACATGGGGGCAAAAATGCACCATACATGTGGGTTCATTTTCCAGGCTTAAGATCTTGGGATGTATTCAATGAGATTCTGGAGAAAACGCACATAATAACTGTTCCTGGAACGGGATTTGGTCCTGGTGGTGAAGGGTACATTAGAGTGAGCGCATTTGGGCAGAGAGAGTCTGTAATTGAAGCTTCAAGGAGGCtgaaaaatcttttgaaataa
- the LOC100262638 gene encoding tRNA (carboxymethyluridine(34)-5-O)-methyltransferase — translation MVFNAARLKKCFCQSFGAFTLPITFTDTTCYPGIFKTRREGKVDMASSLCTLVSDGESHTQPSLIVSQDQICPVSNVQSTPEIEKKYVHHVYDAIAPHFSSTRFAKWPKVATFLKSLPSGSLVLDAGCGNGKYLGLSPDCFFIGCDISAPLINICADRDHEVVVADAVNLPYRTGFGDAAISIAVLHHLSTESRRKKAIQELVRVVKKGGLVLITVWAVEQEDRSLVTKWTPLSPKYVEEWIGPSSPRIRSPSSFTLESIPETEENGSGEHLKDLKEISNENLQDTMHSTCQTEDDSMTFKIKKNIESHQEYFVPWHLPYHRAEVSGASACALANGLAKKDDKKGAVVYNRYYHVFSEGELERLVSGMDNAVIVDQFFDKSNWCIILEKTL, via the exons ATGGTCTTCAATGCTGCAAGATTAAAGAAATGCTTTTGTCAATCTTTTGGAGCCTTTACCCTACCCATTACTTTTACTGATACTACCTGTTATCCAGGAATTTTCAAAACCAGGAGAGAAGGTAAAGTAGATATGGCCTCAAGTTTGTGCACTCTTGTATCTGATGGAGAATCACATACCCAGCCTTCTCTAATAGTCAGCCAGGACCAGATATGTCCAGTCTCAAATGTTCAATCCACTCcagaaattgaaaagaaatatgTCCACCATGTTTATGATGCAATTGCTCCACATTTCAGTTCTACCCGCTTTGCCAAGTGGCCAAAAGTTGCCACCTTTTTGAAATCCCTGCCTTCTGGATCTCTTGTCTTGGATGCAGGATGTGGAAATGGGAAGTATTTGGGTTTAAGTCCAGATTGCTTTTTTATAGGATGTGATATAAGTGCTCCTCTTATCAATATATGTGCTGATAGGGATCATGAAGTTGTGGTTGCTGATGCTGTAAATCTTCCTTATAGAACTGGTTTTGGTGATGCAGCAATCTCTATCGCTGTGTTACATCACCTAAGTACAGAGAGTAGGAGAAAGAAGGCAATCCAAGAATTAGTCAGAGTTGTTAAAAAGGGTGGGTTAGTTCTAATAACGGTTTGGGCTGTGGAGCAAGAGGATAGATCATTGGTTACCAAATGGACTCCTCTTTCTCCGAAGTATGTGGAGGAGTGGATAGGACCAAGTAGTCCCCGCATTCGTAGTCCTTCATCCTTCACTCTGGAAAGTATCCCTGAAACAGAAGAGAATGGTTCAGGAGAGCACTTAAAAGATTTGAAGGAGATTTCCAATGAGAACTTGCAGGATACTATGCATTCAACCTGTCAAACTGAAGATGATTCaatgacttttaaaattaaaaaaaatattgagagCCATCAGGAATATTTTGTCCCTTGGCACCTACCTTACCATCGTGCAGAAGTCAGTGGTGCTTCTGCTTGTGCTCTTGCAAATGGCCTGGCAAAGAAAGATGATAAAAAGGGTGCCGTAGTTTACAATAGATATTACCACGTGTTCAGTGAAGGCGAACTTGAAAG GTTGGTATCTGGTATGGACAATGCAGTCATTGTTGACCAATTTTTTGACAAATCAAATTGGTGTATTATCCTTGAGAAAACATTATGA
- the LOC100267796 gene encoding aminotransferase ALD1, chloroplastic isoform X2, giving the protein MWSLRFEGDGREEHPGFWTCGPKILDYSYLPSCSVLLAPQNGRRVGHGTKVPRNINMERLRNGYLFSEICRRELEHTQKYPHAKLIKLGIGDTTEPIPDIITSAMAEHAHALSTIRGYRGYGAEQGNMELRNAIAQTFYRDMGIKANEVFVSDGAQCDISRIQMLLGSNVTVAVQDPSFPAYMDSSVIIGQSGNFKEETGKYENILYMNCGPESNFFPDLSNTPRTDIIFLCSPNNPTGHAASRQQLEQLVEFAKANGSIIIHDSAYAAYITDESPRSIFEIPGGREVAIEISSFSKFAGFTGVRLGWTVVPEELLYSNGFPVIKDYNRIVCTCFNGASSIAQAGGLACLSSDGYLAMNAVLDYYKENAKIIMDTFTSLGLKVHGGKNAPYMWVHFPGLRSWDVFNEILEKTHIITVPGTGFGPGGEGYIRVSAFGQRESVIEASRRLKNLLK; this is encoded by the exons ATGTGGAGCCTTCGTTTTGAAGGAGACGGGAGAGAAGAACATCCAGGGTTTTGGACATGTGGACCCAAGATTTTGGATTACTCTTATCTGCCTTCCTGCTCTGTTCT CTTGGCGCCTCAAAATGGGAGGAGAGTTG GTCATGGCACAAAAGTCCCACGCAATATCAATATGGAGCGTCTGCGAAATGGATATTTGTTTTCTGAG ATATGCAGACGTGAGCTTGAACACACTCAGAAGTACCCACATGCAAAGTTGATAAAACTTGGAATTGGTGATACGACAGAGCCTATACCGGACATTATTACATCAGCTATGGCTGAG CATGCACATGCTTTATCAACTATTAGAGGTTATAGAGGGTATGGAGCTGAGCAAGGCAACATG GAATTAAGGAATGCAATTGCACAAACATTCTACAGAGATATGGGTATCAAAGCAAATGAGGTTTTTGTATCAGATGGGGCGCAATGTGATATTTCTCGTATCCAG ATGCTTCTGGGATCCAATGTAACAGTGGCTGTGCAGGATCCATCTTTTCCG GCATATATGGATTCCAGTGTTATAATTGGTCAATCTGGAAACTTCAAAGAGGAGACCGGGAAGTATGAGAACATTTTGTACATGAACTGTGGACCTGAGAGTAATTTTTTTCCAGACCTGTCAAATACTCCAAGGACAGATATAATTTTCTTATGCTCTCCAAACAATCCAACTGGTCATGCTGCATCCCGGCAGCAATTGGAGCAACTGGTGGAGTTTGCAAAAGCAAATGGATCAATTATTATACACGATTCTGCATATGCTGCTTATATAACAGATGAGAGCCCAAGATCAATCTTTGAAATTCCTGGTGGCAGAGAG GTTGCAATTGAAATATCATCGTTCTCCAAATTTGCTGGGTTCACGGGTGTTCGCCTTGGTTGGACAGTGGTTCCTGAAGAGCTGTTATATTCAAATGGGTTTCCAGTCATAAAGGACTATAATCGCATTGTGTGCACCTGTTTCAATGGTGCATCCAGCATAGCTCAGGCTGGTGGTCTAGCATGCCTTTCCTCAGATGGTTACCTG GCCATGAACGCAGTCCTTGATTACTACAAGGAGAATGCCAAAATAATCATGGACACATTTACATCACTTGGATTGAAGGTACATGGGGGCAAAAATGCACCATACATGTGGGTTCATTTTCCAGGCTTAAGATCTTGGGATGTATTCAATGAGATTCTGGAGAAAACGCACATAATAACTGTTCCTGGAACGGGATTTGGTCCTGGTGGTGAAGGGTACATTAGAGTGAGCGCATTTGGGCAGAGAGAGTCTGTAATTGAAGCTTCAAGGAGGCtgaaaaatcttttgaaataa
- the LOC100267796 gene encoding aminotransferase ALD1, chloroplastic isoform X3, producing MYHAQLSLCINMPYSISLQPQMIQTNLAPQNGRRVGHGTKVPRNINMERLRNGYLFSEICRRELEHTQKYPHAKLIKLGIGDTTEPIPDIITSAMAEHAHALSTIRGYRGYGAEQGNMELRNAIAQTFYRDMGIKANEVFVSDGAQCDISRIQMLLGSNVTVAVQDPSFPAYMDSSVIIGQSGNFKEETGKYENILYMNCGPESNFFPDLSNTPRTDIIFLCSPNNPTGHAASRQQLEQLVEFAKANGSIIIHDSAYAAYITDESPRSIFEIPGGREVAIEISSFSKFAGFTGVRLGWTVVPEELLYSNGFPVIKDYNRIVCTCFNGASSIAQAGGLACLSSDGYLAMNAVLDYYKENAKIIMDTFTSLGLKVHGGKNAPYMWVHFPGLRSWDVFNEILEKTHIITVPGTGFGPGGEGYIRVSAFGQRESVIEASRRLKNLLK from the exons ATGTATCATGCTCAACTTTCCTTGTGCATTAACATGCCTTATTCAATTTCTCTGCAACCTCAAATGATTCAGACCAA CTTGGCGCCTCAAAATGGGAGGAGAGTTG GTCATGGCACAAAAGTCCCACGCAATATCAATATGGAGCGTCTGCGAAATGGATATTTGTTTTCTGAG ATATGCAGACGTGAGCTTGAACACACTCAGAAGTACCCACATGCAAAGTTGATAAAACTTGGAATTGGTGATACGACAGAGCCTATACCGGACATTATTACATCAGCTATGGCTGAG CATGCACATGCTTTATCAACTATTAGAGGTTATAGAGGGTATGGAGCTGAGCAAGGCAACATG GAATTAAGGAATGCAATTGCACAAACATTCTACAGAGATATGGGTATCAAAGCAAATGAGGTTTTTGTATCAGATGGGGCGCAATGTGATATTTCTCGTATCCAG ATGCTTCTGGGATCCAATGTAACAGTGGCTGTGCAGGATCCATCTTTTCCG GCATATATGGATTCCAGTGTTATAATTGGTCAATCTGGAAACTTCAAAGAGGAGACCGGGAAGTATGAGAACATTTTGTACATGAACTGTGGACCTGAGAGTAATTTTTTTCCAGACCTGTCAAATACTCCAAGGACAGATATAATTTTCTTATGCTCTCCAAACAATCCAACTGGTCATGCTGCATCCCGGCAGCAATTGGAGCAACTGGTGGAGTTTGCAAAAGCAAATGGATCAATTATTATACACGATTCTGCATATGCTGCTTATATAACAGATGAGAGCCCAAGATCAATCTTTGAAATTCCTGGTGGCAGAGAG GTTGCAATTGAAATATCATCGTTCTCCAAATTTGCTGGGTTCACGGGTGTTCGCCTTGGTTGGACAGTGGTTCCTGAAGAGCTGTTATATTCAAATGGGTTTCCAGTCATAAAGGACTATAATCGCATTGTGTGCACCTGTTTCAATGGTGCATCCAGCATAGCTCAGGCTGGTGGTCTAGCATGCCTTTCCTCAGATGGTTACCTG GCCATGAACGCAGTCCTTGATTACTACAAGGAGAATGCCAAAATAATCATGGACACATTTACATCACTTGGATTGAAGGTACATGGGGGCAAAAATGCACCATACATGTGGGTTCATTTTCCAGGCTTAAGATCTTGGGATGTATTCAATGAGATTCTGGAGAAAACGCACATAATAACTGTTCCTGGAACGGGATTTGGTCCTGGTGGTGAAGGGTACATTAGAGTGAGCGCATTTGGGCAGAGAGAGTCTGTAATTGAAGCTTCAAGGAGGCtgaaaaatcttttgaaataa